The Longimicrobiaceae bacterium genome has a window encoding:
- the dprA gene encoding DNA-processing protein DprA translates to MALSEAALEPLLRLSLASGVGPQRLTSLIRHFGEAERVLATPARELALLPGMNASVAAAIAAQAGPAGRASTRRALQAIRHAGAVALTQDDPLYPEPFRVVTEPPYLLFASGRLEYLRAPAVAIVGTRTPTPCGRDAATRFAAGLARSGYAVVSGMARGIDSAAHTGALEGGGPTIGILGHGIDVVYPPESRALFAGVRERGLLVSEFAPREKPRPGNFPRRNRLIAALCQGVVVVEMGLRSGAQHTVGYALELGKEVMAVPGAIDSPQSEGTNQLIRDGARAVTCVQEVLEELEGVSATAPRPRLERAADPPALPLFDATQESVYRALEPSPKHVDALVGETGIGSGVLLATLLDLELQGVVEALPGQRYRRLRAE, encoded by the coding sequence GTGGCCCTCAGCGAAGCGGCGCTGGAGCCGCTCCTCCGACTCTCCCTCGCCAGCGGGGTGGGACCGCAGCGACTCACCTCGCTGATCCGGCATTTCGGCGAGGCAGAGCGCGTGCTGGCCACCCCCGCCCGGGAGCTGGCCCTCCTGCCGGGGATGAACGCCTCCGTGGCCGCCGCCATCGCGGCGCAGGCCGGCCCCGCCGGCAGGGCCTCGACCCGGCGTGCGCTACAGGCGATCCGCCACGCCGGTGCGGTCGCCCTCACCCAGGACGATCCGCTGTACCCAGAGCCCTTCCGGGTGGTGACCGAACCGCCGTACCTGCTCTTCGCCTCGGGCCGGCTCGAGTACCTGCGGGCCCCCGCGGTGGCGATCGTCGGTACCCGTACCCCCACCCCCTGCGGCCGAGATGCGGCCACCCGCTTCGCCGCGGGGCTCGCGCGCAGCGGCTACGCGGTCGTGAGCGGGATGGCCCGCGGCATCGACAGCGCCGCTCACACGGGCGCGCTCGAGGGGGGAGGCCCCACCATCGGCATCCTCGGGCACGGGATCGACGTGGTCTATCCGCCGGAGAGCCGCGCGCTCTTCGCGGGCGTACGCGAGCGGGGCCTGCTAGTCTCCGAATTCGCCCCGCGCGAGAAGCCGCGTCCGGGGAATTTCCCGCGGCGCAACCGGCTGATCGCGGCGCTCTGCCAGGGTGTGGTGGTGGTGGAGATGGGCCTTCGCAGCGGGGCGCAGCACACGGTGGGTTACGCCCTCGAGCTGGGGAAGGAAGTCATGGCGGTGCCGGGAGCGATCGATTCTCCTCAGAGCGAAGGGACGAACCAGCTCATCCGCGACGGCGCTCGCGCCGTCACCTGCGTGCAGGAGGTACTGGAGGAGCTGGAAGGGGTATCCGCGACGGCGCCCCGGCCACGGCTGGAACGGGCGGCGGATCCACCCGCGTTGCCGCTCTTCGATGCCACCCAGGAGTCGGTCTACCGCGCCCTGGAGCCGTCCCCCAAGCACGTGGACGCACTCGTGGGGGAGACCGGCATCGGGTCCGGGGTATTGCTGGCCACCCT